The Synchiropus splendidus isolate RoL2022-P1 chromosome 11, RoL_Sspl_1.0, whole genome shotgun sequence genome contains a region encoding:
- the kdm3b gene encoding lysine-specific demethylase 3B isoform X2, with product MGDSFELIGKRLLLLLDDGRTANGTEPQQAALVREWLRGTVRAVRVVGLPVPESSGTKTTTSHPAGLTVFVEFENASKRCSWVQVFDSSIKAALVEDSIVWTKWNDTSGNSGAPATAVAWPALLFRSLVDKTGLGSIVAVEHFGNKKLEFLPDKKSVQKFETDKDMRHPLMLEQSALHAAVSSWRSDFELQEIFRKGSYTIQGCRVCVYQPESDECWAPGLISHHDPVSHIVEITMDKSKENQMLDPRVVHIKLAENEPDMNGQRSETIKCDGGRRRRTASEGEDDVNLKRFKGAGNLGTDGQDSSESNRTPTEGSDGWSGAVVSSTTKNGSNSEGNFLQSRVLASNTSLSPQTDQSNSSSPRFPSNVNENGRTVPTQGTADSTTAASHTLNPPPLKPAPSPFSSTSFPSLGQMPSLVPGTPSPKAPQTDRQEALQSPLSKPATLVSPGPVTISWTSHDSSPSVAVSTSVGFNPKAPSWGGQAEASKSSLGFGLASSAAAAPVFGNVSSKTNGTPTTSSSSQEPSKPFGFGFGEAKNETQTQNDKNLFFQCMTQSSGSSPVRALSQNLSSEPANLFKHSNEGLKTPDQYKKPESHPTGNGLFIKPSSVFQGVGGSAPGTHSSAVGMATASGAQSSLQSSSNGTTTAGLGLQPGAAMSDSHQNLFLQASKKPANPFPGHGDSKTSHTPFSGFSVAESPNLAQPSDGSANLFTMAEPPKGICSSSFPTVSTIASTSSSSPSTSSSSLRPQSEGSQMGGQDSQEMPSSTSGSMFGSAAPGGPNEVPMSFDQSQTQKFMLEERAQSSKRDSESSSNSDLSDLSENEEGLEKGQIPGQLQHTAKDALMLQKAKVQGAPKSRPRNKPFKAGQSVLKDQSKVRRLKQSGESFLQDGSCINVAPHLHKCRECRLERYRKYRSADEDSDDEDDPNVACRFFHFRRLAFTRKGILRVEGFLSPQQSDAMAMGLWLPAPAVQEGLDLDTSKYILANVGDQFCQLVMSEKEAMMMVEPHQKVAWKRAVRGVREMCDVCETTLFNIHWVCRKCGFGVCLDCYRLRRNRPREDIEEIPEDDVFSWLKCAKGQPHEPQNLMPTQIIPGTALYNIGDMVHSARGKWGIKANCPCTSRHTKPLMRSGAPNGISQSNTNSSGSSASTPSASSLATAPAGVAAAPKTDGEPSAVKTEGATVPVSSDSGGGESVGSTSNSTSGTSSPSSITQPSAKESRPSGEGNSSALHWLADLATQKAKDDTKETGSLRSMMSKDCRPPFGLDSLSALSKPSASSPKLFNSLLLGSSMAQSKPEGSSLRDLLNSGPGKLSQGPGESGVPFPSVFISSGSDKMKSSLPNFLDHIIASVVETKKAEGRRTGQSEGGEIGILGGRKEGVMGLSVLEPHTSHSWLCDGRLLCLQDPRNSNNWKIFRECWKQGQPVLVSGIHKRLKSNLWLPEAFSEEFGNQDVDLVNCRNCAIISDVKVRDFWDGFQVISKRLRDPEGQPMVLKLKDWPPGEDFRDMMPTRFDDLMDNLPLPEYTKRDGRLNLAARLPNFFVRPDLGPKMYNAYGLTSTEDRKVGTTNLHLDVSDAVNVMVYVGIPQGEGDQEKEVMITIEEGDVDEVTKRRVYVGKENPGALWHIYAAKDAEKIRELLRKVGEEQGQENPPDHDPIHDQSWYLDQTLRRRLYEEYGVQGWAIVQFLGDAVFIPAGAPHQVHNLYSCIKVAEDFVSPEHVRHCFRLTQEFRHLSTTHTNHEDKLQVKNIIYHAVKDAVGTLKAHEPKLARP from the exons GTCTTTGTGGAGTTTGAGAATGCCTCGAAGAGATGCTCCTGGGTGCAGGTGTTTGATAGCAGTATCAAAGCTGCCTTGGTTGAAGATTCCATTGTTTGGACTAAATGGAATGACACTTCTGGGAACTCTGGGGCTCCAGCAACAGCTGTGGCCTGGCCAGCGCTG CTCTTCCGCTCACTTGTGGACAAGACTGGTTTGGGGTCGATTGTTGCTGTGGAGCATTTTGGAAATAAAAAGCTGGAGTTCTTGCCTGACAAGAAGTCAGTCCAAAAGTTTGAG ACGGACAAGGACATGAGACATCCTTTGATGTTGGAGCAAAGCGCTCTGCATGCTGCTGTTTCCAGTTGGCGCAGTGACTTTGAACtccaggaaatcttcagaaaaG GTTCCTATACTATTCAAGGATGCAGGGTGTGTGTGTACCAGCCAGAGTCAGATGAGTGCTGGGCTCCAGGCCTCATCTCACATCATGACCCGGTCTCACATATTGTGGAGATAACGATGGACAAG AGTAAAGAAAATCAGATGCTGGATCCGCGAGTGGTTCACATCAAGCTGGCAGAAAATGAG ccTGATATGAATGGACAACGAAGTGAAACAATAAAGTGCGATGGCGGACGCAGACGTAGGACTGCTTCTGAAGGAGAAGACGATGTGAACTTAAAACGTTTCAAAGGAGCAGGGAACTTGGGAACTGATGGACAGGACTCCAGCGAGTCGAACAGAACTCCAACTGAAGGAAGCGATGGATGGAGTGGAGCTGTAGTCAGTAGCACGACTAAGAATGGCAGCAACTCGGAGGGAAACTTTCTTCAGAGCAGAGTTCTGGCCTCCAACACCAGCTTGTCACCGCAGACAGACCAGTCAAACTCTTCTTCGCCTCGCTTCCCTTCCAATGTAAATGAGAATGGTCGTACTGTCCCCACACAAGGGACAGCGGATTCTACAACAGCAGCGTCACACACCCTGAACCCTCCGCCTCTCAAACCTGCACCATCTCCCTTCTCCTCCACATCGTTCCCTTCACTCGGACAGATGCCTAGCCTAGTTCCAGGAACACCATCTCCAAAGGCccctcagacagacagacaggaggcgTTGCAATCTCCCCTTTCCAAACCAGCTACGCTTGTTTCCCCTGGACCTGTTACCATTTCCTGGACTTCACATGACAGCAGTCCAAGTGTTGCAGTCTCCACGTCTGTGGGTTTTAATCCAAAGGCTCCTTCGTGGGGAGGCCAGGCTGAG GCTTCAAAGTCATCATTGGGTTTTGGTTTGGCGTCTTCTGCCGCTGCTGCCCCAGTATTCGGAAATGTTTCCTCGAAAACCAACGGCACTCCTACCACCTCTTCATCCTCCCAAGAGCCTTCAAAGCCATTTGGGTTTGGATTTGGTGAAGCAAAGAATGAGACTCAAACTCAGAATGATAAGAACTTGTTTTTCCAGTGCATGACTCAGAGTTCTGGGTCCAGCCCAGTCCGAGCCTTGTCCCAGAACCTTAGCAGTGAGCCTGCTAACCTTTTCAAGCATTCCAATGAAGGACTGAAAACACCGGATCAGTACAAAAAGCCAGAGAGTCATCCCACAGGAAATGGATTATTCATTAAACCCTCGTCAGTCTTCCAGGGTGTTGGTGGATCTGCCCCCGGCACGCACTCAAGTGCGGTTGGTATGGCGACGGCTTCTGGAGCTCAAAGttctctgcagagcagcagtAATGGAACAACTACAGCGGGTTTGGGACTGCAGCCTGGCGCAGCAATGTCAGATAGTCATCAGAACCTTTTCCTGCAGGCCTCTAAGAAGCCTGCTAACCCATTCCCGGGGCACGGGGACAGCAAAACATCACACACGCCCTTCAGTGGGTTTTCTGTGGCCGAGTCGCCCAACCTTGCGCAGCCTTCAGACGGCAGTGCAAACCTCTTCACAATGGCAGAGCCACCCAAAGGCATTTGCTCATCTTCTTTCCCAACAGTTTCAACAATTGCTTCCACcagctcttcctcaccttcaacatcctcttcatcattaaGGCCTCAGAGTGAGGGATCTCAGATGGGCGGTCAGGACAGCCAAGAGATGCCCTCTTCCACTTCTGGATCTATGTTTGGAAGTGCTGCCCCTGGTGGACCGAATGAAGTGCCTATGTCATTTGATCAAAGTCAAACGCAGAAGTTTATGTTGGAGGAGAGGGCGCAGTCGTCCAAACGTGACTCCGAgtccagcagcaacagtgaTCTGTCCGACCTGAGTGAGAACGAGGAGGGTCTGGAGAAAGGACAAATTCCTGGTCAGCTTCAGCACACGGCAAAGGATGCCCTCATGTTGCAGAAGGCTAAAGTACAGGGGGCACCAAAAAGCCGTCCTCGTAACAAACCTTTCAAGG CGGGACAGTCAGTGCTCAAAGATCAGAGTAAGGTGCGGCGTCTAAAGCAATCAGGCGAATCCTTCCTTCAAGATGGCTCCTGCATAAACGTGGCTCCCCACCTGCACAAGTGCAGAGAGTGTCGCCTCGAACGTTACCGTAAATATCGCAGCGCAGACGAAGACagcgatgatgaagatgatccaAATGTAGCTTGTCGTTTCTTCCACTTCAGAAG GCTTGCTTTTACGCGTAAAGGGATATTACGAGTTGAAGGTTTCTTGAGCCCCCAGCAGAGTGACGCTATGGCCATGGGCTTGTGGTTACCTGCACCTGCTGTCCAGGAAGGTTTGGATTTGGATACGTCCAAGTACATCCTGGCTAATGTGGGAGACCAGTTCTGCCAGTTGGTCATGTCTGAAAAGGAAGCCATGATGATGGTGGAACCTCACC AGAAAGTAGCGTGGAAACGAGCCGTCAGAGGGGTGCGAGAGATGTGCGACGTTTGTGAAACCACTCTTTTCAACATCCACTGGGTTTGCCGCAAGTGTGGTTTTGGCGTATGTTTGGATTGCTATCGGCTTCGACGCAACAGGCCGAGAGAGG ACATTGAAGAAATCCCTGAGGATGATGTCTTCTCTTGGTTGAAGTGTGCCAAAGGTCAACCTCATGAGCCCCAGAATCTAATGCCTACACAGATCATTCCTGGAACAG CCCTTTACAACATTGGTGATATGGTCCATTCAGCAAGAGGCAAGTGGGGAATCAAGGCCAACTGTCCATGCACCAGTCGACACACAAAGCCTCTCATGAGATCCGGTGCCCCCAATGGAATATCTCAG TCCAATACAAACAGTAGTGGAAGCAGTGCTTCTACTCCTTCAGCATCTTCTTTAGCCACTGCACCAGCTGGCGTGGCAGCAGCCCCAAAGACTGACGGAGAACCATCAGCTGTTAAAACAGAAGGTGCTACTGTACCAGTATCGTCAGATAGCGGGGGCGGAGAAAGTGTGGGCAGCACTAGTAACTCTACTAGTGGGACGTCTTCGCCCTCCAGCATCACACAGCCTTCAGCTAAGGAGTCTCGCCCGTCAGGAGAAGGCAACAGCTCTGCCCTTCACTGGCTGGCAGACTTGGCTACACAGAAAGCAAAGGATGACACAAAGG AGACTGGTTCACTTCGCTCTATGATGAGCAAAGACTGTCGGCCGCCTTTCGGCCTGGACTCACTCAGTGCATTGTCAAAGCCCTCAGCATCCAGCCCTAAACTATTTAACAGCCTTCTACTGGGCTCCAGCATGGCCCAGTCTAAACCAGAGGGGTCCAGTCTCAGAGATTTGCTAAACTCTGGACCAGGCAAACTTTCACAGGGACCTGGAGAGAGCGGAGTCCCATTCCCCTCTGTCTTCATTTCATCAGGA AGTGACAAGATGAAGAGCAGCCTTCCAAACTTCCTGGATCACATCATCGCCTCGGTTGTTGAGACCAAGAAGGCTGAGGGTCGCCGGACTGGACAGTCTGAGGGGGGTGAGATTGGCATATTGGGAGGTCGTAAAGAAGGAGTCAtgggcctcagtgttctggaACCACATACCTCGCACTCCTGGCTCTGTGATGGGCGACTGCTATGCCTTCAGGACCCCAGGAACAGCAACAACTGGAAGATTTTTAGAGAGTGCTGGAAACAAGGACAA cctgtgCTGGTGTCAGGAATACATAAGCGGCTTAAGTCCAATCTGTGGCTCCCAGAGGCCTTCAGTGAGGAGTTCGGGAACCAAGATGTAGACCTGGTCAACTGCAGAAATTGTGCTATTATTTCTGATGTGAAGGTTCGCGACTTCTGGGACGGTTTCCAGGTCATCTCCA AGCGGCTGCGAGACCCTGAGGGCCAACCCATGGTACTGAAGCTGAAGGACTGGCCACCAGGAGAAGACTTCAGGGACATGATGCCTACAAG GTTTGATGATTTGATGGACAACCTACCTTTGCCCGAGTACACAAAAAGAGATGGGCGTCTGAATCTTGCTGCCCGTTTGCCCAACTTTTTTGTGCGTCCTGATCTCGGACCAAAGATGTACAACGCCTATG GCTTGACGTCGACTGAAGACAGGAAGGTGGGCACCACAAACCTCCACCTGGACGTGTCTGACGCTGTCAACGTCATGGTTTATGTTGGAATACCTCAAGGAGAGGGGGATCAGGAGAAAG AGGTCATGATCACTATTGAGGAGGGGGACGTGGATGAGGTGACCAAGAGGAGAGTGTACGTGGGTAAGGAAAACCCCGGTGCTCTCTGGCACATTTATGCTGCCAAGGATGCAGAGAAGATCAGAGAGCTGCTTCGAAAG GTGGGAGAGGAGCAGGGTCAAGAGAACCCTCCAGACCACGACCCCATTCATGACCAGAGCTGGTATTTGGACCAGACTCTCCGCCGCAGGCTTTATGAAGAATATGGCGTCCAAGGTTGGGCCATCGTGCAATTCCTTGGAGACGCCGTCTTCATTCCGGCGGGTGCTCCACACCAG GTGCACAACCTGTACAGTTGTATCAAGGTCGCAGAGGACTTTGTGTCTCCTGAGCatgtgagacactgtttcagACTGACCCAGGAGTTCAGACATCTATCCACCACCCACACCAACCATGAAGACAAGCTACAG GTGAAGAACATCATCTATCATGCAGTGAAGGACGCTGTTGGCACACTGAAGGCCCATGAACCTAAACTAGCTCGTCCTTAG
- the kdm3b gene encoding lysine-specific demethylase 3B isoform X1, whose product MGDSFELIGKRLLLLLDDGRTANGTEPQQAALVREWLRGTVRAVRVVGLPVPESSGTKTTTSHPAGLTVFVEFENASKRCSWVQVFDSSIKAALVEDSIVWTKWNDTSGNSGAPATAVAWPALLFRSLVDKTGLGSIVAVEHFGNKKLEFLPDKKSVQKFETDKDMRHPLMLEQSALHAAVSSWRSDFELQEIFRKGSYTIQGCRVCVYQPESDECWAPGLISHHDPVSHIVEITMDKSKENQMLDPRVVHIKLAENEPDMNGQRSETIKCDGGRRRRTASEGEDDVNLKRFKGAGNLGTDGQDSSESNRTPTEGSDGWSGAVVSSTTKNGSNSEGNFLQSRVLASNTSLSPQTDQSNSSSPRFPSNVNENGRTVPTQGTADSTTAASHTLNPPPLKPAPSPFSSTSFPSLGQMPSLVPGTPSPKAPQTDRQEALQSPLSKPATLVSPGPVTISWTSHDSSPSVAVSTSVGFNPKAPSWGGQAEASKSSLGFGLASSAAAAPVFGNVSSKTNGTPTTSSSSQEPSKPFGFGFGEAKNETQTQNDKNLFFQCMTQSSGSSPVRALSQNLSSEPANLFKHSNEGLKTPDQYKKPESHPTGNGLFIKPSSVFQGVGGSAPGTHSSAVGMATASGAQSSLQSSSNGTTTAGLGLQPGAAMSDSHQNLFLQASKKPANPFPGHGDSKTSHTPFSGFSVAESPNLAQPSDGSANLFTMAEPPKGICSSSFPTVSTIASTSSSSPSTSSSSLRPQSEGSQMGGQDSQEMPSSTSGSMFGSAAPGGPNEVPMSFDQSQTQKFMLEERAQSSKRDSESSSNSDLSDLSENEEGLEKGQIPGQLQHTAKDALMLQKAKVQGAPKSRPRNKPFKAGQSVLKDQSKVRRLKQSGESFLQDGSCINVAPHLHKCRECRLERYRKYRSADEDSDDEDDPNVACRFFHFRRLAFTRKGILRVEGFLSPQQSDAMAMGLWLPAPAVQEGLDLDTSKYILANVGDQFCQLVMSEKEAMMMVEPHQKVAWKRAVRGVREMCDVCETTLFNIHWVCRKCGFGVCLDCYRLRRNRPREDIEEIPEDDVFSWLKCAKGQPHEPQNLMPTQIIPGTALYNIGDMVHSARGKWGIKANCPCTSRHTKPLMRSGAPNGISQSNTNSSGSSASTPSASSLATAPAGVAAAPKTDGEPSAVKTEGATVPVSSDSGGGESVGSTSNSTSGTSSPSSITQPSAKESRPSGEGNSSALHWLADLATQKAKDDTKETGSLRSMMSKDCRPPFGLDSLSALSKPSASSPKLFNSLLLGSSMAQSKPEGSSLRDLLNSGPGKLSQGPGESGVPFPSVFISSGSDKMKSSLPNFLDHIIASVVETKKAEGRRTGQSEGGEIGILGGRKEGVMGLSVLEPHTSHSWLCDGRLLCLQDPRNSNNWKIFRECWKQGQPVLVSGIHKRLKSNLWLPEAFSEEFGNQDVDLVNCRNCAIISDVKVRDFWDGFQVISKRLRDPEGQPMVLKLKDWPPGEDFRDMMPTRFDDLMDNLPLPEYTKRDGRLNLAARLPNFFVRPDLGPKMYNAYGLTSTEDRKVGTTNLHLDVSDAVNVMVYVGIPQGEGDQEKEKEISGHKEVMITIEEGDVDEVTKRRVYVGKENPGALWHIYAAKDAEKIRELLRKVGEEQGQENPPDHDPIHDQSWYLDQTLRRRLYEEYGVQGWAIVQFLGDAVFIPAGAPHQVHNLYSCIKVAEDFVSPEHVRHCFRLTQEFRHLSTTHTNHEDKLQVKNIIYHAVKDAVGTLKAHEPKLARP is encoded by the exons GTCTTTGTGGAGTTTGAGAATGCCTCGAAGAGATGCTCCTGGGTGCAGGTGTTTGATAGCAGTATCAAAGCTGCCTTGGTTGAAGATTCCATTGTTTGGACTAAATGGAATGACACTTCTGGGAACTCTGGGGCTCCAGCAACAGCTGTGGCCTGGCCAGCGCTG CTCTTCCGCTCACTTGTGGACAAGACTGGTTTGGGGTCGATTGTTGCTGTGGAGCATTTTGGAAATAAAAAGCTGGAGTTCTTGCCTGACAAGAAGTCAGTCCAAAAGTTTGAG ACGGACAAGGACATGAGACATCCTTTGATGTTGGAGCAAAGCGCTCTGCATGCTGCTGTTTCCAGTTGGCGCAGTGACTTTGAACtccaggaaatcttcagaaaaG GTTCCTATACTATTCAAGGATGCAGGGTGTGTGTGTACCAGCCAGAGTCAGATGAGTGCTGGGCTCCAGGCCTCATCTCACATCATGACCCGGTCTCACATATTGTGGAGATAACGATGGACAAG AGTAAAGAAAATCAGATGCTGGATCCGCGAGTGGTTCACATCAAGCTGGCAGAAAATGAG ccTGATATGAATGGACAACGAAGTGAAACAATAAAGTGCGATGGCGGACGCAGACGTAGGACTGCTTCTGAAGGAGAAGACGATGTGAACTTAAAACGTTTCAAAGGAGCAGGGAACTTGGGAACTGATGGACAGGACTCCAGCGAGTCGAACAGAACTCCAACTGAAGGAAGCGATGGATGGAGTGGAGCTGTAGTCAGTAGCACGACTAAGAATGGCAGCAACTCGGAGGGAAACTTTCTTCAGAGCAGAGTTCTGGCCTCCAACACCAGCTTGTCACCGCAGACAGACCAGTCAAACTCTTCTTCGCCTCGCTTCCCTTCCAATGTAAATGAGAATGGTCGTACTGTCCCCACACAAGGGACAGCGGATTCTACAACAGCAGCGTCACACACCCTGAACCCTCCGCCTCTCAAACCTGCACCATCTCCCTTCTCCTCCACATCGTTCCCTTCACTCGGACAGATGCCTAGCCTAGTTCCAGGAACACCATCTCCAAAGGCccctcagacagacagacaggaggcgTTGCAATCTCCCCTTTCCAAACCAGCTACGCTTGTTTCCCCTGGACCTGTTACCATTTCCTGGACTTCACATGACAGCAGTCCAAGTGTTGCAGTCTCCACGTCTGTGGGTTTTAATCCAAAGGCTCCTTCGTGGGGAGGCCAGGCTGAG GCTTCAAAGTCATCATTGGGTTTTGGTTTGGCGTCTTCTGCCGCTGCTGCCCCAGTATTCGGAAATGTTTCCTCGAAAACCAACGGCACTCCTACCACCTCTTCATCCTCCCAAGAGCCTTCAAAGCCATTTGGGTTTGGATTTGGTGAAGCAAAGAATGAGACTCAAACTCAGAATGATAAGAACTTGTTTTTCCAGTGCATGACTCAGAGTTCTGGGTCCAGCCCAGTCCGAGCCTTGTCCCAGAACCTTAGCAGTGAGCCTGCTAACCTTTTCAAGCATTCCAATGAAGGACTGAAAACACCGGATCAGTACAAAAAGCCAGAGAGTCATCCCACAGGAAATGGATTATTCATTAAACCCTCGTCAGTCTTCCAGGGTGTTGGTGGATCTGCCCCCGGCACGCACTCAAGTGCGGTTGGTATGGCGACGGCTTCTGGAGCTCAAAGttctctgcagagcagcagtAATGGAACAACTACAGCGGGTTTGGGACTGCAGCCTGGCGCAGCAATGTCAGATAGTCATCAGAACCTTTTCCTGCAGGCCTCTAAGAAGCCTGCTAACCCATTCCCGGGGCACGGGGACAGCAAAACATCACACACGCCCTTCAGTGGGTTTTCTGTGGCCGAGTCGCCCAACCTTGCGCAGCCTTCAGACGGCAGTGCAAACCTCTTCACAATGGCAGAGCCACCCAAAGGCATTTGCTCATCTTCTTTCCCAACAGTTTCAACAATTGCTTCCACcagctcttcctcaccttcaacatcctcttcatcattaaGGCCTCAGAGTGAGGGATCTCAGATGGGCGGTCAGGACAGCCAAGAGATGCCCTCTTCCACTTCTGGATCTATGTTTGGAAGTGCTGCCCCTGGTGGACCGAATGAAGTGCCTATGTCATTTGATCAAAGTCAAACGCAGAAGTTTATGTTGGAGGAGAGGGCGCAGTCGTCCAAACGTGACTCCGAgtccagcagcaacagtgaTCTGTCCGACCTGAGTGAGAACGAGGAGGGTCTGGAGAAAGGACAAATTCCTGGTCAGCTTCAGCACACGGCAAAGGATGCCCTCATGTTGCAGAAGGCTAAAGTACAGGGGGCACCAAAAAGCCGTCCTCGTAACAAACCTTTCAAGG CGGGACAGTCAGTGCTCAAAGATCAGAGTAAGGTGCGGCGTCTAAAGCAATCAGGCGAATCCTTCCTTCAAGATGGCTCCTGCATAAACGTGGCTCCCCACCTGCACAAGTGCAGAGAGTGTCGCCTCGAACGTTACCGTAAATATCGCAGCGCAGACGAAGACagcgatgatgaagatgatccaAATGTAGCTTGTCGTTTCTTCCACTTCAGAAG GCTTGCTTTTACGCGTAAAGGGATATTACGAGTTGAAGGTTTCTTGAGCCCCCAGCAGAGTGACGCTATGGCCATGGGCTTGTGGTTACCTGCACCTGCTGTCCAGGAAGGTTTGGATTTGGATACGTCCAAGTACATCCTGGCTAATGTGGGAGACCAGTTCTGCCAGTTGGTCATGTCTGAAAAGGAAGCCATGATGATGGTGGAACCTCACC AGAAAGTAGCGTGGAAACGAGCCGTCAGAGGGGTGCGAGAGATGTGCGACGTTTGTGAAACCACTCTTTTCAACATCCACTGGGTTTGCCGCAAGTGTGGTTTTGGCGTATGTTTGGATTGCTATCGGCTTCGACGCAACAGGCCGAGAGAGG ACATTGAAGAAATCCCTGAGGATGATGTCTTCTCTTGGTTGAAGTGTGCCAAAGGTCAACCTCATGAGCCCCAGAATCTAATGCCTACACAGATCATTCCTGGAACAG CCCTTTACAACATTGGTGATATGGTCCATTCAGCAAGAGGCAAGTGGGGAATCAAGGCCAACTGTCCATGCACCAGTCGACACACAAAGCCTCTCATGAGATCCGGTGCCCCCAATGGAATATCTCAG TCCAATACAAACAGTAGTGGAAGCAGTGCTTCTACTCCTTCAGCATCTTCTTTAGCCACTGCACCAGCTGGCGTGGCAGCAGCCCCAAAGACTGACGGAGAACCATCAGCTGTTAAAACAGAAGGTGCTACTGTACCAGTATCGTCAGATAGCGGGGGCGGAGAAAGTGTGGGCAGCACTAGTAACTCTACTAGTGGGACGTCTTCGCCCTCCAGCATCACACAGCCTTCAGCTAAGGAGTCTCGCCCGTCAGGAGAAGGCAACAGCTCTGCCCTTCACTGGCTGGCAGACTTGGCTACACAGAAAGCAAAGGATGACACAAAGG AGACTGGTTCACTTCGCTCTATGATGAGCAAAGACTGTCGGCCGCCTTTCGGCCTGGACTCACTCAGTGCATTGTCAAAGCCCTCAGCATCCAGCCCTAAACTATTTAACAGCCTTCTACTGGGCTCCAGCATGGCCCAGTCTAAACCAGAGGGGTCCAGTCTCAGAGATTTGCTAAACTCTGGACCAGGCAAACTTTCACAGGGACCTGGAGAGAGCGGAGTCCCATTCCCCTCTGTCTTCATTTCATCAGGA AGTGACAAGATGAAGAGCAGCCTTCCAAACTTCCTGGATCACATCATCGCCTCGGTTGTTGAGACCAAGAAGGCTGAGGGTCGCCGGACTGGACAGTCTGAGGGGGGTGAGATTGGCATATTGGGAGGTCGTAAAGAAGGAGTCAtgggcctcagtgttctggaACCACATACCTCGCACTCCTGGCTCTGTGATGGGCGACTGCTATGCCTTCAGGACCCCAGGAACAGCAACAACTGGAAGATTTTTAGAGAGTGCTGGAAACAAGGACAA cctgtgCTGGTGTCAGGAATACATAAGCGGCTTAAGTCCAATCTGTGGCTCCCAGAGGCCTTCAGTGAGGAGTTCGGGAACCAAGATGTAGACCTGGTCAACTGCAGAAATTGTGCTATTATTTCTGATGTGAAGGTTCGCGACTTCTGGGACGGTTTCCAGGTCATCTCCA AGCGGCTGCGAGACCCTGAGGGCCAACCCATGGTACTGAAGCTGAAGGACTGGCCACCAGGAGAAGACTTCAGGGACATGATGCCTACAAG GTTTGATGATTTGATGGACAACCTACCTTTGCCCGAGTACACAAAAAGAGATGGGCGTCTGAATCTTGCTGCCCGTTTGCCCAACTTTTTTGTGCGTCCTGATCTCGGACCAAAGATGTACAACGCCTATG GCTTGACGTCGACTGAAGACAGGAAGGTGGGCACCACAAACCTCCACCTGGACGTGTCTGACGCTGTCAACGTCATGGTTTATGTTGGAATACCTCAAGGAGAGGGGGATCAGGAGAAAG AGAAAGAAATATCTGGACATAAAg AGGTCATGATCACTATTGAGGAGGGGGACGTGGATGAGGTGACCAAGAGGAGAGTGTACGTGGGTAAGGAAAACCCCGGTGCTCTCTGGCACATTTATGCTGCCAAGGATGCAGAGAAGATCAGAGAGCTGCTTCGAAAG GTGGGAGAGGAGCAGGGTCAAGAGAACCCTCCAGACCACGACCCCATTCATGACCAGAGCTGGTATTTGGACCAGACTCTCCGCCGCAGGCTTTATGAAGAATATGGCGTCCAAGGTTGGGCCATCGTGCAATTCCTTGGAGACGCCGTCTTCATTCCGGCGGGTGCTCCACACCAG GTGCACAACCTGTACAGTTGTATCAAGGTCGCAGAGGACTTTGTGTCTCCTGAGCatgtgagacactgtttcagACTGACCCAGGAGTTCAGACATCTATCCACCACCCACACCAACCATGAAGACAAGCTACAG GTGAAGAACATCATCTATCATGCAGTGAAGGACGCTGTTGGCACACTGAAGGCCCATGAACCTAAACTAGCTCGTCCTTAG